Proteins encoded within one genomic window of Deltaproteobacteria bacterium:
- the phoU gene encoding phosphate signaling complex protein PhoU has product MEKATHLQEGLRGLKLKMLNMFAMVDRSVDRSIKAYTEMDEFLAEEVVEGDELINDLESEIDEYCLRILALECPVAKDLRFIVGCMRISSDLERIADEAANVAERVMIIGNRPRLSYYQDLTFMAQKAQIMLRKAEQCFNEQDQDLAVSIPKMDSEVDVLNHRIVKKIIEFMIQETPAIERSVHNVIIVRRFERIADLSTNIAENVYFMTRGINIKHKVNFDQR; this is encoded by the coding sequence ATGGAAAAGGCGACCCACCTTCAGGAAGGTCTCAGGGGCCTCAAGCTCAAGATGCTGAACATGTTCGCCATGGTCGACCGATCCGTGGACCGGAGCATCAAAGCCTATACGGAAATGGACGAGTTTTTGGCCGAGGAGGTCGTGGAAGGGGACGAACTGATCAATGATCTGGAAAGCGAGATCGACGAGTATTGCCTGAGGATCCTGGCCCTGGAATGTCCGGTGGCCAAGGACCTTCGATTCATTGTCGGGTGCATGCGGATTTCGAGCGACCTAGAGCGGATCGCGGACGAGGCCGCGAATGTGGCCGAGCGGGTCATGATCATCGGCAACCGCCCCCGTCTCTCGTACTACCAGGATCTGACCTTCATGGCCCAGAAAGCCCAGATTATGCTCCGCAAGGCCGAGCAATGTTTCAACGAGCAGGATCAGGATCTGGCCGTGAGCATCCCCAAGATGGACAGCGAGGTCGACGTCCTGAACCACCGCATTGTCAAGAAGATCATCGAATTCATGATTCAGGAGACGCCTGCCATTGAGCGCTCGGTCCACAACGTGATCATTGTCCGGCGTTTCGAGCGAATCGCCGATCTTTCGACCAACATTGCCGAGAATGTCTACTTCATGACCCGGGGGATCAACATCAAACATAAGGTCAATTTTGATCAGCGTTGA
- the pstC gene encoding phosphate ABC transporter permease subunit PstC: protein MRIARRTRERIIQASFFGVASVSCIVLALIMAFLFMEGLPIFEHVSVKDFIFGTEWYPTSDPPDFQIFPLIIGSLAVTALSSVMAIPLGVMTAIYLAEIASSRTRAMVKPLVELLAALPSVVIGFFGMVVVAPFLQSQFDLPTGLNLMNASIMLAFMSIPTICSISEDAIYSVPLDLKEASLGLGATHLQTICRVIIPASLSGISTAVILGMSRAIGETMVVLMVAGGAAMVPGSIFDPVRPMPASIAAEMAEAPFRGDHYYALFATGMVLFVFTLLFNMLAQHIAHKHSQVGAATL, encoded by the coding sequence ATGCGAATCGCCAGAAGAACCAGGGAGAGGATCATCCAGGCCTCCTTTTTCGGGGTGGCCAGCGTATCCTGCATCGTCCTGGCCCTGATCATGGCCTTCCTGTTCATGGAGGGCCTGCCCATCTTCGAGCACGTCTCGGTCAAGGACTTCATCTTCGGCACCGAGTGGTATCCGACGTCCGATCCGCCCGATTTCCAGATTTTCCCCCTTATCATCGGCTCCCTGGCCGTGACGGCCCTGTCGTCGGTCATGGCCATCCCTCTCGGAGTCATGACCGCCATCTACCTGGCCGAAATCGCTTCGTCCAGAACCAGGGCCATGGTCAAACCCCTGGTGGAACTCCTGGCGGCCCTGCCCTCGGTGGTCATCGGATTTTTCGGCATGGTCGTGGTCGCCCCATTCCTGCAGAGTCAGTTCGACCTGCCCACCGGCTTGAATCTCATGAACGCCTCCATCATGCTGGCCTTCATGTCCATTCCGACCATATGCTCGATTTCCGAGGACGCCATCTACAGCGTCCCCCTGGATTTGAAGGAGGCTTCCCTGGGCCTTGGAGCAACGCATCTGCAGACCATTTGCCGGGTGATCATTCCGGCCTCGCTGTCGGGAATCTCCACGGCCGTCATTCTGGGCATGTCCAGGGCCATCGGCGAGACCATGGTCGTGCTCATGGTGGCGGGCGGGGCGGCCATGGTTCCGGGTTCGATTTTCGACCCGGTTCGGCCCATGCCGGCAAGCATCGCCGCGGAAATGGCCGAGGCTCCGTTTCGAGGAGATCACTATTACGCCCTGTTTGCTACGGGCATGGTTTTGTTCGTCTTTACCCTGCTTTTCAACATGCTGGCCCAGCACATCGCCCATAAGCACTCCCAGGTCGGGGCGGCAACGCTCTAG
- a CDS encoding ACT domain-containing protein has product MKVEQISVFLENRAGRLEEVTRILSETGVSIRALSLADTSDFGILRLIVSDHEKAKEVLKSNGFTVGRTNVVAVEVEDRPGGLHRILSVLNQNGINVEYMYAFVQQSGKNAVLIFRFDRTDQALEILQKNGIRILPGSEVYTL; this is encoded by the coding sequence ATGAAAGTTGAACAAATATCCGTTTTTCTCGAAAACCGGGCCGGCCGTCTGGAAGAGGTGACCCGAATCCTGTCCGAGACCGGGGTCAGCATCCGGGCCCTGTCCCTGGCCGACACCTCGGATTTTGGCATTTTGCGGCTCATCGTCAGCGACCATGAAAAGGCCAAGGAGGTCCTCAAGTCCAATGGGTTCACTGTCGGACGGACCAATGTCGTGGCCGTGGAGGTCGAGGACCGGCCGGGCGGACTGCATCGCATCCTGTCCGTTCTGAACCAGAACGGCATTAACGTCGAGTACATGTACGCCTTTGTCCAGCAAAGCGGCAAGAACGCCGTGCTCATCTTCCGCTTCGACCGTACCGACCAGGCCCTTGAAATCCTGCAAAAGAACGGCATCCGCATCCTGCCCGGATCGGAAGTCTACACATTGTAA
- a CDS encoding phenylacetate--CoA ligase, with protein sequence MIHDVRTETLPRDDLASLQLRRLRNLAERVYYNVPFYRQKFDEKGLRPEHVASLEDIRHLPFTEKQDLRNNYPYGMFAVPRDNVVRIHASSGTTGKATVVGYTQRDVDNWAELMARSFMSCGVTRQDMVHNAYGYGLFTGGLGAHYGAERLGATIIPISGGGTRRQAMLMKDFGSTVLCCTPSYSIHLHEVIETSGMRPEDLKLRIGIFGAEPWSEEMRIDIQKLFSIKAYDIYGLSEIMGPGVAIECQEAQEGLHIWEDHFYPEIIDPKTGEVLRPGEIGELVITTLTKEAIPLIRYRTRDITTLVTAPCKCGRTHHRIRRIMGRSDDMLIIRGVNVFPSQIEAILLETEGLTPHYQLIISRSGAMDNLEVRVEVDERLFSDEIKHLQRIEKKIQGNIKEFLGVTAKISLVEPRSIARSEGKAQRIVDNRHQPS encoded by the coding sequence ATGATCCATGACGTTCGGACCGAGACCCTGCCCAGGGACGACCTGGCATCCCTGCAACTCAGAAGGCTGCGCAACCTGGCCGAACGGGTGTACTACAACGTACCGTTCTACCGCCAGAAATTCGACGAGAAGGGATTGCGCCCCGAGCACGTCGCCTCCCTGGAAGACATTCGCCATCTGCCCTTCACCGAAAAGCAGGACCTGCGAAACAACTACCCCTACGGCATGTTTGCCGTACCCAGGGACAACGTGGTCCGCATCCACGCCTCGTCGGGAACCACCGGCAAGGCCACCGTGGTCGGCTATACCCAACGCGACGTGGACAACTGGGCCGAACTCATGGCCCGGAGCTTCATGTCCTGCGGAGTCACACGCCAGGACATGGTTCACAACGCCTACGGCTACGGCCTGTTCACCGGCGGTCTTGGGGCCCATTACGGAGCCGAACGGCTGGGCGCGACCATCATCCCCATCTCCGGGGGCGGGACCCGGCGTCAGGCCATGCTCATGAAGGATTTCGGGTCAACGGTCCTCTGCTGCACCCCGTCCTACAGCATCCACCTCCACGAGGTCATCGAGACCTCGGGCATGCGGCCGGAAGATCTGAAGCTCAGGATCGGCATCTTCGGGGCCGAGCCCTGGAGCGAGGAGATGCGCATCGACATCCAGAAACTCTTCAGCATCAAGGCTTACGACATCTACGGGCTGTCGGAGATCATGGGTCCCGGAGTGGCCATTGAGTGTCAGGAGGCCCAGGAAGGCCTGCACATCTGGGAGGATCACTTCTATCCGGAGATCATTGATCCCAAGACCGGCGAGGTCCTTCGTCCCGGTGAAATCGGTGAACTGGTCATCACCACCTTGACCAAGGAGGCCATTCCCCTGATTCGCTACCGGACCCGGGACATCACCACCCTGGTAACCGCGCCGTGCAAATGCGGCCGGACTCATCACCGCATCCGCAGAATCATGGGCCGCAGCGACGACATGCTCATCATTCGCGGGGTGAACGTCTTCCCCTCCCAGATCGAGGCTATCCTTCTTGAGACCGAGGGACTGACCCCGCACTACCAGCTCATCATCAGCCGCTCCGGGGCCATGGACAATTTGGAGGTCCGGGTCGAGGTCGATGAACGGCTCTTTTCTGACGAGATCAAGCATCTGCAGCGGATCGAAAAAAAGATCCAGGGCAACATCAAGGAATTTTTGGGCGTGACGGCCAAAATCAGCCTGGTGGAACCTAGGTCCATCGCCCGGTCCGAGGGCAAGGCCCAACGCATCGTCGACAACCGGCACCAACCATCGTAG
- a CDS encoding response regulator, whose product MSGERVLVVEDEPDIQNLVSFHLKREGFDPIRAMDGHRALELVRTESPDLVILDLMLPGLDGLQVCRRIKSEPRTKNIPVIMLTAKGEEVDRIVGFELGVEDYVVKPFSPRELMLRIKAVMKRSRRAPVPPVVWKKDGIRADLENYEFTVDGEKRELTATEFKLFAEFATNEGKVLTREHLLNSVWGHTFDGYNRTVDTHIRRLRKKLEPYQTIIETVRGIGYRLA is encoded by the coding sequence ATGTCCGGAGAACGAGTCCTTGTCGTCGAAGACGAACCCGACATCCAGAATTTGGTGAGTTTTCACCTCAAGCGGGAGGGTTTCGACCCCATTCGGGCCATGGACGGGCACAGGGCATTGGAGCTGGTCCGGACGGAATCGCCGGATCTGGTCATCCTCGACCTGATGCTACCCGGTCTTGACGGCCTTCAGGTCTGCCGAAGAATCAAGTCCGAGCCAAGAACAAAGAACATTCCGGTCATCATGCTCACGGCCAAGGGTGAGGAGGTCGACCGGATCGTCGGATTCGAGCTCGGGGTCGAGGATTACGTGGTCAAGCCCTTCAGCCCCCGGGAGCTCATGCTTCGGATCAAGGCCGTCATGAAGCGTTCCCGAAGGGCCCCGGTCCCTCCGGTGGTCTGGAAGAAAGACGGAATCCGGGCCGATCTGGAGAACTACGAGTTCACCGTGGACGGGGAGAAGCGGGAATTGACGGCCACGGAGTTCAAGCTTTTCGCCGAGTTCGCGACCAACGAAGGAAAGGTCCTGACCCGGGAGCATCTTTTGAATTCCGTCTGGGGACACACCTTCGATGGTTACAACAGGACCGTGGATACCCATATCCGTCGTCTGCGCAAGAAGCTGGAGCCCTATCAGACAATCATTGAAACGGTCCGGGGGATCGGCTACCGCCTGGCCTGA
- a CDS encoding phosphate ABC transporter substrate-binding protein — translation MRIRTILLTMVGAMIIAGTSWAGAIKVNGSTTVLPIGQAAAEAFMKENPNISVSISGGGSGNGIKAIVDGSTDIAMSSRFIKDKEIAMAVEKNRYPVPFAVAYDCIVPVVHPSNPVSNLTLDQLKGLYMGTVKNWKEVGGPDKQVVVISRDTSSGTYEVWEEKVMKKERVFAGALLQASNGAVAQAVAKNPFAIGYVGYGYLNKDLKALTVNSVVGSPDTTLDGTFPISRALFMFTNGWPEGDAAKFINFVLNPNKGQKLVKEQGFVPLF, via the coding sequence ATGCGCATCAGAACCATCTTGCTGACCATGGTCGGAGCCATGATCATCGCCGGAACGTCATGGGCCGGAGCCATCAAGGTCAACGGCTCGACCACGGTTTTGCCCATCGGCCAGGCAGCGGCAGAGGCCTTCATGAAGGAAAATCCGAACATCAGCGTCTCCATCTCGGGCGGCGGTTCCGGTAACGGCATCAAGGCCATTGTTGACGGCAGCACGGACATCGCCATGTCGTCACGGTTCATCAAGGACAAGGAGATCGCCATGGCCGTCGAAAAGAATCGTTACCCGGTTCCGTTCGCCGTGGCGTACGACTGCATCGTTCCGGTTGTTCATCCCTCCAACCCGGTTTCCAATCTGACCCTTGATCAGCTCAAAGGCCTGTACATGGGCACCGTCAAGAACTGGAAGGAAGTCGGCGGCCCGGACAAACAGGTTGTGGTCATCTCCCGCGACACATCGTCAGGAACCTACGAGGTTTGGGAAGAGAAGGTCATGAAGAAGGAGCGTGTCTTTGCCGGAGCCCTGCTCCAGGCTTCCAACGGGGCCGTGGCCCAGGCCGTTGCCAAGAATCCATTCGCCATCGGCTACGTCGGATACGGCTATTTGAACAAAGACCTGAAGGCCCTGACCGTGAACTCGGTCGTCGGCAGCCCCGACACCACCCTGGACGGCACCTTCCCCATCTCGCGGGCCCTGTTCATGTTCACCAACGGCTGGCCCGAAGGGGACGCCGCCAAGTTCATCAACTTCGTCCTGAACCCGAACAAGGGCCAGAAGCTGGTCAAGGAACAAGGCTTCGTGCCCCTGTTCTAA
- the pstA gene encoding phosphate ABC transporter permease PstA, whose amino-acid sequence MTMRYTDKRKFSQGAVFTVIRGSAVVNGLALFVIVFYLVVNGFPALNWTFISDFPRNSMTEGGIFPCILGTFILAFGSMMVSFPLGVGTAIYLHEYARPGRTVRLIRLAIANLAGVPSVVFGLFGLAFFVIWMGFGVSILSGILTLGFLTLPVIIGTSEEALRSVPQTYREASLGLGATKWQTVSKVVLPAALPGMLTGSILGLSRAAGETAAIMFTASVFFSPNLPKSIFHDVMALPYHIYVLATAGTEIEKTRPLQYGTALVLIALVFSMNLAAIVYRARIQKKMK is encoded by the coding sequence ATGACCATGCGATACACGGACAAACGCAAGTTTAGTCAGGGGGCGGTCTTCACCGTCATTCGGGGATCGGCGGTCGTCAACGGTCTGGCCCTTTTCGTCATCGTCTTTTACCTCGTCGTCAACGGCTTTCCGGCCTTGAACTGGACCTTCATCTCGGATTTTCCCAGGAACTCCATGACTGAGGGCGGGATTTTTCCCTGCATTCTGGGGACCTTCATTCTGGCCTTCGGATCCATGATGGTTTCATTTCCCCTGGGCGTGGGCACGGCCATCTATCTGCACGAATATGCCCGTCCCGGCCGGACGGTGCGGCTCATCAGGCTGGCCATCGCCAATCTGGCCGGAGTGCCCTCGGTGGTTTTCGGCCTGTTCGGCCTGGCCTTTTTTGTCATCTGGATGGGATTTGGGGTCAGCATACTCTCGGGCATCCTGACGTTGGGTTTTTTGACCCTGCCGGTCATCATCGGGACATCTGAGGAGGCCCTGCGGTCGGTCCCCCAGACCTACCGCGAGGCATCCCTGGGCCTCGGGGCAACCAAGTGGCAGACGGTCTCCAAGGTTGTTTTGCCGGCGGCCCTGCCGGGTATGCTGACCGGGTCCATCCTGGGGCTCAGTCGGGCGGCCGGGGAAACCGCGGCCATCATGTTCACGGCCTCGGTCTTTTTTTCGCCCAATTTGCCGAAGTCCATATTTCACGATGTCATGGCCCTGCCGTACCATATCTATGTCCTGGCCACGGCCGGAACCGAGATTGAAAAGACCAGACCCCTGCAGTACGGTACGGCCCTGGTCCTCATCGCCTTGGTCTTCAGCATGAATCTGGCGGCCATCGTCTATCGGGCCAGGATTCAGAAGAAGATGAAATAA
- a CDS encoding ABC transporter substrate-binding protein: MFGIFLVLALFGCGSGDKAEDQAQQPATQQEKQAEAQKAEPAKAPLRIGAVLRLSKGASDGIPAKHGIEIAVDMINAKGGINGRNLEILYYDSKDDATTAVNAVQKLISVDKVPAIIGPMMSGNVLAAAPLCNRDQVVLITPTGTSPKISEAGEFVFRICSRIDMQAMALVNKALAMADKPQPTVAIVYSNEPYGKGCLMLFEKYLAEANITPAAVESFQVGDKDFQSQLTKLVPINPDLLFFPGYLQETAPLLSQARNMGLTGLSVGVFGDMAPLYIELAGPAAENHIIAGEYDQDVQSPQNLEFVARYETKLKAEPNAPNNIMFAALTFDSVNILAKALESGATTGPEIQKFMAGIIDFEGVTGSLGFDENGDVQKGGIALFQVKDGAYHKVH, translated from the coding sequence ATGTTCGGTATTTTTCTCGTTTTGGCTCTCTTTGGCTGCGGATCAGGTGACAAGGCCGAGGACCAGGCCCAACAGCCCGCGACCCAGCAGGAAAAACAGGCCGAAGCCCAGAAGGCGGAACCTGCCAAGGCCCCCCTGCGCATCGGAGCCGTGCTTCGGCTCTCCAAGGGAGCTTCCGACGGCATCCCGGCCAAGCACGGCATCGAGATCGCCGTGGACATGATCAACGCCAAGGGCGGAATCAACGGCCGCAACCTCGAAATCCTCTACTACGACAGCAAAGACGACGCCACAACGGCCGTCAACGCCGTGCAGAAGCTCATCTCGGTGGACAAGGTTCCGGCCATCATCGGGCCCATGATGAGCGGCAACGTCCTGGCCGCCGCGCCCCTGTGCAACCGCGACCAGGTGGTTTTGATCACACCCACCGGAACCTCTCCCAAGATCAGCGAGGCCGGAGAATTCGTCTTCCGGATCTGCAGCCGGATCGACATGCAGGCCATGGCCCTTGTGAACAAGGCTCTGGCCATGGCCGACAAGCCGCAGCCCACCGTGGCCATCGTTTACAGCAACGAGCCCTACGGCAAGGGCTGTCTGATGCTCTTTGAAAAATATCTTGCCGAGGCCAACATCACCCCGGCCGCGGTGGAGTCCTTCCAGGTCGGCGACAAGGACTTCCAGTCCCAATTGACCAAGCTCGTGCCCATCAATCCGGACCTCCTCTTCTTCCCCGGCTACCTCCAGGAAACCGCCCCACTTCTCAGCCAGGCCCGGAACATGGGGCTGACCGGTCTGAGCGTGGGTGTGTTCGGAGACATGGCTCCGCTCTACATCGAGCTGGCCGGACCGGCCGCCGAGAACCACATCATCGCCGGCGAATACGACCAGGACGTCCAGTCGCCTCAGAATCTGGAATTCGTGGCCCGCTACGAGACCAAGCTCAAGGCCGAGCCCAACGCCCCGAACAACATCATGTTCGCGGCGCTGACCTTCGACTCCGTGAACATCCTGGCCAAGGCCTTGGAATCCGGTGCGACAACCGGACCGGAAATCCAGAAATTCATGGCCGGCATCATCGACTTTGAAGGCGTGACCGGAAGTCTCGGCTTCGACGAGAACGGTGACGTCCAAAAGGGAGGCATCGCCCTCTTCCAGGTCAAGGACGGAGCCTACCACAAGGTCCACTAG
- a CDS encoding phosphate ABC transporter ATP-binding protein, whose amino-acid sequence MDNSVIKLQSKNLDFYYSDFHALLDISMDFLANRVTALIGPSGCGKSTFLRCINRMNDLIPGTRIQGLLALDGQDIYAPSLDVVDLRRKVGMVFQKPNPFPKTIFENVAYGLRVNGDRNKAVIAERVETSLKISALWDEVKDRLHESALGLSGGQQQRLCIARAVAVEPEVLLMDEPASALDPIATQKIEELIHELKTRFTIIIVTHNMQQAARVSDFTAFFYMGRLIETNPTEKIFTKPDQKQTEEYITGRFG is encoded by the coding sequence GTGGACAATTCAGTCATCAAGCTCCAATCCAAGAATCTGGATTTCTATTATTCCGATTTCCATGCTCTGCTGGATATCAGCATGGATTTCCTGGCCAATCGGGTCACGGCCCTGATCGGACCGTCGGGATGCGGCAAGAGCACGTTCTTGCGCTGCATCAACCGGATGAACGATCTCATTCCCGGGACCCGAATTCAGGGGCTTCTGGCCCTGGACGGCCAGGACATCTACGCGCCATCCCTGGACGTGGTCGATTTGCGGAGAAAAGTCGGCATGGTCTTTCAGAAGCCAAATCCATTCCCCAAGACCATTTTCGAGAACGTAGCCTATGGGCTCCGGGTTAACGGGGATCGCAACAAGGCCGTCATAGCCGAGCGGGTCGAGACGAGTCTCAAGATTTCAGCCCTGTGGGACGAGGTCAAGGACCGACTGCACGAGAGTGCCTTGGGACTTTCGGGCGGGCAGCAGCAGCGTCTGTGCATCGCCCGGGCCGTGGCCGTGGAGCCCGAGGTCCTGCTCATGGATGAGCCGGCTTCCGCTCTCGATCCCATCGCTACTCAAAAGATCGAGGAACTCATCCACGAATTGAAGACCAGGTTCACGATCATCATTGTGACCCACAACATGCAGCAGGCGGCCCGGGTCTCGGACTTCACAGCCTTCTTCTACATGGGACGACTGATCGAGACGAATCCGACGGAAAAGATATTCACCAAGCCTGATCAGAAGCAGACCGAGGAATACATCACCGGCCGTTTCGGTTAG
- a CDS encoding HAMP domain-containing histidine kinase → MKRFSMQTKLMVGFSLILVTSLLGPYLFYAQTFRSALEREALNSATTHLDLAVATLETRSPFAGPEDLNRKLAKLGEATGIRVTYIAAGGEVVADSGLNMDQIAVLDNHATRPEVVQARQTGTGIAIRYSGTLDKNLIYAARPLDSLDGIPAGILRVAVPYAETNDILERMNRSMLGFMAASLLIFFVLTGVLMNRVLSSLRQVVDNVLAIGAGDYDKRIRDVPSPEFVPLVKAVNYLAQNIGENISTITRQKVELEAVFNGMREGVMILDDQMRVVGSNQSLQRIFPRLEAQPGLSPLEATLIPELQDACALIQETGFDEGSNRTVSLVVKTNAGAYFDVNIVPLHGYKDLGAVVVFHDVSEIKRAENMRKDFVGNVSHELRTPLTSIKGYAETLQSLPECEGEDLQSFLGIILKNADIMNQMLGDLLALAKYESGEIEPDRREVDLYSAAYSALKICQPQVEAKAVSVDLRIVQGQKSVWADFDQLVQVLVNLIGNAVKYVPEQSGRIRIEIVADGDMVEVAVTDNGPGIPTSDLHRVFERFYRVEKHRSRDVPGTGLGLAICRHIVLNHGGRIWVESPAPGMSHGSVFHFELPSAASSGEKGSL, encoded by the coding sequence ATGAAACGTTTTTCTATGCAGACCAAGCTGATGGTCGGGTTCAGCCTGATCCTGGTCACCTCGCTTTTGGGGCCATACCTGTTCTACGCCCAAACCTTCAGGTCCGCCCTGGAACGGGAGGCGCTGAATTCGGCCACGACGCATCTTGATCTCGCCGTAGCCACCCTGGAGACGCGGAGTCCGTTTGCCGGGCCTGAGGACTTGAACCGGAAGCTCGCTAAACTAGGCGAGGCCACCGGCATCCGGGTGACCTACATCGCCGCCGGAGGCGAGGTCGTGGCCGATTCCGGCTTGAACATGGATCAGATCGCCGTTCTGGACAACCATGCCACCAGGCCGGAAGTGGTTCAGGCCAGGCAAACGGGCACCGGAATCGCCATCCGTTACAGCGGGACCCTGGACAAAAACCTGATCTACGCCGCCAGGCCTCTGGATTCCTTGGACGGTATTCCGGCTGGCATTCTTCGGGTGGCTGTGCCTTATGCCGAGACGAACGACATCCTCGAGCGAATGAACAGAAGCATGCTCGGCTTCATGGCCGCGAGCCTTCTGATCTTTTTTGTCCTGACGGGGGTGCTGATGAACAGGGTCCTGTCTTCCCTGCGTCAGGTCGTGGACAATGTTCTTGCCATCGGGGCCGGAGACTACGACAAGCGGATCCGGGACGTCCCATCGCCGGAATTCGTCCCCCTGGTCAAAGCGGTCAACTATCTGGCCCAGAACATCGGGGAAAATATTTCGACCATCACCAGACAGAAAGTGGAACTGGAGGCCGTGTTCAACGGTATGCGGGAAGGAGTCATGATACTCGACGACCAGATGCGGGTCGTGGGCAGCAACCAGTCCTTGCAGCGGATATTTCCTAGGCTGGAGGCCCAGCCCGGATTGTCCCCCTTGGAGGCGACCCTGATTCCAGAACTTCAGGACGCCTGCGCCTTGATCCAGGAGACGGGCTTTGACGAGGGATCGAACAGGACCGTGTCCCTGGTCGTTAAAACCAACGCGGGGGCCTACTTCGACGTGAACATCGTTCCCTTGCACGGGTACAAGGATCTTGGGGCCGTGGTCGTCTTTCACGACGTCAGCGAGATCAAACGGGCCGAGAACATGCGCAAGGATTTCGTCGGCAATGTCTCCCACGAACTCCGGACTCCATTGACGTCCATCAAAGGCTACGCCGAGACCCTGCAAAGCCTGCCGGAATGCGAAGGCGAGGACCTCCAGTCGTTTCTGGGCATCATCCTCAAGAACGCCGACATCATGAATCAGATGCTCGGCGACCTCCTGGCCCTGGCCAAGTATGAATCGGGCGAGATTGAGCCGGACCGGAGAGAGGTGGATTTGTATTCGGCCGCTTACAGCGCCCTCAAGATCTGTCAGCCCCAGGTGGAGGCCAAGGCCGTGTCCGTTGATCTGCGAATCGTCCAGGGCCAGAAATCTGTCTGGGCCGATTTTGACCAGCTGGTCCAGGTTCTGGTCAATCTCATCGGCAATGCCGTCAAGTATGTCCCTGAGCAGTCCGGGCGTATCCGGATTGAAATCGTCGCTGACGGGGACATGGTCGAGGTTGCCGTTACGGACAACGGCCCGGGGATTCCAACGTCCGACCTGCACCGGGTCTTTGAACGATTCTACCGGGTGGAAAAGCATCGAAGCCGGGATGTTCCCGGAACAGGCCTGGGACTGGCCATCTGCCGGCACATCGTTCTCAATCACGGCGGACGAATCTGGGTCGAGAGCCCCGCCCCCGGCATGAGCCATGGGAGTGTGTTCCATTTTGAACTGCCATCAGCCGCATCCAGCGGCGAAAAAGGAAGCCTCTAG
- a CDS encoding branched-chain amino acid ABC transporter permease has protein sequence MLLQQIVNGLVAGSAYALIALGYALIYGVLGLINLAQGELYMAGAFGLWMGVAWLGLPLSWSVALGLALAGIVGLGMERAVFRPLRQRHPLIPMLAAIGLSIILQSAALLVFGPDTKPFPLTLSPTVWDFGLFRISSLQALLFGSAILLMSGLIWFVKYSKMGKALQAVALDMEAARIVGVRPETIVALAFVIGAMLSGAAGMMMAAYYNATYPYMGVLTGLKGFCAAVLGGAGSIPGAIVGGLLLGLAENLGAAYISSGFKDAFAFALLVLILLVRPSGLLGKPRHS, from the coding sequence ATGCTCCTTCAACAAATCGTCAACGGCCTCGTGGCCGGATCGGCCTACGCCCTCATCGCTCTGGGCTACGCCCTGATCTATGGAGTCCTCGGCCTCATCAACCTGGCCCAGGGTGAGCTCTATATGGCCGGGGCCTTCGGTCTGTGGATGGGCGTGGCCTGGCTGGGCCTTCCCCTGTCCTGGTCAGTGGCCCTGGGGCTGGCCCTGGCCGGCATCGTCGGCCTGGGCATGGAACGGGCCGTTTTCCGGCCCCTGCGCCAGCGCCATCCCCTCATCCCCATGCTGGCCGCCATCGGCCTGTCCATCATCCTCCAATCGGCCGCCCTCCTGGTCTTTGGACCCGACACCAAGCCCTTTCCCCTGACCCTGTCCCCCACGGTCTGGGATTTCGGGCTATTCAGGATCTCGTCCCTGCAGGCCCTGCTCTTCGGATCGGCCATTCTGCTCATGTCCGGGCTGATCTGGTTCGTCAAATACTCCAAGATGGGCAAAGCCCTCCAGGCCGTAGCCCTGGACATGGAAGCTGCACGGATCGTCGGCGTCCGGCCGGAAACCATCGTGGCCCTGGCCTTTGTTATCGGGGCCATGCTCTCGGGCGCGGCCGGAATGATGATGGCCGCCTACTACAACGCCACCTATCCCTACATGGGTGTCTTGACCGGCCTCAAGGGATTCTGCGCCGCCGTCCTCGGCGGGGCCGGATCCATCCCCGGGGCCATTGTCGGCGGTCTCCTCCTCGGCCTGGCCGAAAACCTTGGCGCAGCCTACATTTCATCGGGGTTCAAAGACGCCTTTGCCTTCGCCCTGCTGGTCTTAATCCTGCTCGTCCGGCCCTCGGGATTGCTGGGCAAACCACGACATTCGTAG